Proteins encoded together in one Penaeus vannamei isolate JL-2024 chromosome 41, ASM4276789v1, whole genome shotgun sequence window:
- the LOC138860533 gene encoding uncharacterized protein — MTTLSNDHPQLPPPTNDHPQRPIQPTTTHNQRPPTTNDHPQPTTPTNDDPQPTTNPTNDHPQQRPTQPTTTHNDQSNQRPPTTNDDPQPTTNPTNDQPNQRPTQPTTTHNNDQPNQRPPTTTTNPTNDHPQLTTTPTNDHPQQRPTQPTTNPTNDQPNQRPPTTTTTHNQRPPPPTTTHNNDHPQQRPPTTNDHPQQRPLTTTTTHNQRPPTTNDHPQQRPPPTNDHPQPTTTHNQRPPTTTTTHNQRPPTTTTHNNDHPQPTTTHNNDHPQQRPPQPTTTHNNDHPQPTTTPNNDHPQPTTTPKSERKSQR; from the coding sequence ATGACCACCCTATCCAACGATCACCCACAACTACCACCCCCAACCAACGACCACCCACAACGACCAATCCAACCAACGACCACCCACAACCAACGACCACCCACAACCAACGACCACCCACAACCAACGACCCCAACCAACGACGACCCCCAACCAACGACCAACCCAACCAACGACCACCCACAACAACGACCAACCCAACCAACGACCACCCACAACGACCAATCCAACCAACGACCACCCACAACCAACGACGACCCCCAACCAACGACCAACCCAACCAACGACCAACCCAACCAACGACCAACCCAACCAACGACCACCCACAACAACGACCAACCCAACCAACGACCACCCACAACAACGACCAACCCAACCAACGACCACCCCCAACTAACGACCACTCCAACCAACGACCACCCACAACAACGACCAACCCAACCAACGACCAACCCAACCAACGACCAACCCAACCAACGACCACCCACAACAACGACCACCCACAACCAACgaccacccccaccaacgaccACCCACAACAACGACCACCCACAACAACGACCACCCACAACCAACGACCACCCACAACAACGACCACTCACAACAACGACCACCCACAACCAACGACCACCCACAACCAACGACCACCCACAACAACGACCACCCCCAACCAACGACCACCCACAACCAACGACCACCCACAACCAACGACCACCCACAACAACGACCACCCACAACCAACGACCACCCACAACGACCACCCACAACAACGACCACCCACAACCAACGACCACCCACAACAACGACCACCCACAACAACGACCACCCCAACCAACGACCACCCACAACAACGACCACCCCCAACCAACGACCACCCCCAACAACGACCACCCCCAACCAACGACCACCcccaaaagcgagagaaagagtcaaagataa